The following are from one region of the Aspergillus chevalieri M1 DNA, chromosome 1, nearly complete sequence genome:
- a CDS encoding uncharacterized protein (COG:Q;~EggNog:ENOG410PUIW;~InterPro:IPR001128,IPR002401,IPR036396;~PFAM:PF00067;~go_function: GO:0005506 - iron ion binding [Evidence IEA];~go_function: GO:0016705 - oxidoreductase activity, acting on paired donors, with incorporation or reduction of molecular oxygen [Evidence IEA];~go_function: GO:0020037 - heme binding [Evidence IEA];~go_process: GO:0055114 - oxidation-reduction process [Evidence IEA]) yields the protein MHKKHPIIRIGPNSLSYGDLNAIRDIYGHGTKCYKDVFYQTEAGLHFNLGNVIDKQDHARKRKMLAGAFAMKNVQAWEFKVAENVAHFIEACDKHCTAPLPESCQPPDPKDLTFDFRTWTNFFTIDAIANIALSEKLGVLRTGNDLVSAQTVDNVQYEVKFRDCLHASKIAHTRIAYADKWYWFNSKYATRLLPSYRELWRLSQGWNDFVNHQARKRLARSFEDGKVDDFFQCLMNSKDGSPRSLEWGEIASEVGVLLDAGSATTAIALNNVMFWLLRSPSCLARLQEEIDAALDVDTIVAPYDKVKHLPYLRACLDESLRLTPPFSYNLPRRTPPDGAVILGTLIPGDTTVSMSSYVAHRDERIFPAPEKIIPERWLCLSAVVLKHALDGTSLTWSKLLCLLALYTGMDLHSHIRNGTRIG from the coding sequence ATGCACAAGAAGCACCCAATCATCCGCATCGGTCCCAACTCACTTTCCTATGGTGACCTAAATGCAATAAGAGACATTTACGGGCACGGCACCAAGTGCTATAAAGATGTCTTCTATCAGACAGAAGCCGGCTTACACTTCAACCTTGGGAATGTCATTGACAAACAGGACCATGcgcggaagaggaagatgctCGCAGGCGCATTCGCCATGAAGAACGTGCAAGCCTGGGAGTTTAAGGTGGCTGAAAATGTAGCTCATTTTATCGAAGCCTGTGACAAACATTGCACTGCGCCACTACCAGAATCCTGCCAGCCTCCCGACCCGAAAGATCTGACGTTTGATTTCCGCACGTGGACGAACTTCTTCACCATCGATGCAATTGCCAATATTGCTCTCTCGGAGAAACTAGGTGTGCTTAGGACTGGGAACGATCTCGTGTCCGCCCAGACTGTGGATAACGTACAATACGAAGTGAAATTCCGGGATTGTCTGCATGCTTCCAAGATAGCGCATACGCGTATTGCCTACGCAGACAAATGGTATTGGTTCAACAGCAAATACGCAACCCGCCTATTACCTTCCTATCGAGAGCTGTGGAGGTTAAGCCAAGGTTGGAATGACTTCGTGAACCACCAGGCAAGGAAACGTCTCGCTCGTTCATTTGAGGATGGGAAGGTAGACGACTTCTTCCAATGCTTGATGAATAGCAAGGATGGCAGTCCTAGAAGCCTCGAATGGGGAGAAATCGCATCCGAGGTAGGCGTTCTATTAGACGCCGGTTCTGCGACCACCGCAATTGCTCTGAACAACGTAATGTTCTGGTTGCTGCGAAGCCCCTCCTGTCTTGCCCGCCTGCAGGAAGAAATCGATGCTGCCCTTGACGTGGACACTATCGTTGCACCCTACGACAAAGTGAAGCATCTTCCCTATTTGCGGGCCTGCCTTGACGAGAGCCTCCGCCTCACGCCCCCTTTCTCTTACAATCTACCTCGTCGCACACCACCTGATGGCGCAGTTATACTAGGTACTCTTATCCCCGGTGATACGACTGTATCTATGTCATCCTATGTTGCACATCGCGATGAGCGGATCTTTCCAGCACCTGAGAAAATCATCCCTGAGCGCTGGCTTTGCCTTTCAGCAGTGGTCCTCAAGCATGCATTGGACGGAACCTCACTTACTTGGAGCAAACTATTATGCTTGCTAGCGCTGTACACCGGTATGGATTTGCACTCCCACATCCGGAATGGGACCAGGATCGGGTAG
- a CDS encoding uncharacterized protein (COG:C;~EggNog:ENOG410PN58;~InterPro:IPR003421,IPR036291,IPR011128,IPR008927, IPR013328;~PFAM:PF02317,PF01210;~go_function: GO:0016491 - oxidoreductase activity [Evidence IEA];~go_function: GO:0016616 - oxidoreductase activity, acting on the CH-OH group of donors, NAD or NADP as acceptor [Evidence IEA];~go_function: GO:0051287 - NAD binding [Evidence IEA];~go_process: GO:0046168 - glycerol-3-phosphate catabolic process [Evidence IEA];~go_process: GO:0055114 - oxidation-reduction process [Evidence IEA]), with amino-acid sequence MTAEIFDATSSVTIIGAGPCGCAFAADLASRGKSVMLYGHPDHRGAIPMIEKNDGWLNAKGDDVNGRYQIKTTSDLYLAIRHSPFLVSTVPSYGQDTILQILSQFNLRNHTLIINVGNFFYLAARQKVNCHAILETDISPYAVRITGDTVFVKGVKKSLTIWAEPPTTQAKRHSHQAELTLRRQIESIFSQRLVWCQNLLQVGLNNINPVVHCPAALMNAGWIEATKGDFFFYAQGMSPSVSKVTEKADQERVAIGRAYGFDLVDITTYMNQNYQHDREFHDYHDFAIGSVIHNKTKSSPSSLKHRYLLEDILYGMVIWYELGQKCGLASPTIRALIEMASVVSGFDYFEHGRTLKAAGLADATKEQILMALGGPLENATNVLAPLSGPLVNANGSTLESHAPLQKPQVAV; translated from the coding sequence ATGACTGCTGAAATCTTCGACGCAACCTCATCTGTCACCATCATCGGCGCAGGCCCCTGTGGATGTGCCTTTGCAGCGGACCTGGCCAGCCGTGGGAAATCTGTCATGCTGTACGGCCACCCGGACCATCGTGGTGCAATCCCGATGATCGAAAAGAACGATGGCTGGTTGAATGCAAAGGGGGACGACGTCAATGGAAGATACCAGATCAAGACCACCAGTGATCTGTATCTGGCCATTCGACACTCCCCGTTCCTCGTGTCCACCGTGCCCTCGTACGGCCAGGACACCATCCTGCAGATACTGAGCCAATTCAACCTGCGAAACCACACACTCATCATCAACGTCGGTAACTTCTTCTACCTTGCTGCCCGCCAGAAGGTCAACTGCCATGCCATTCTCGAAACCGACATCTCTCCTTACGCCGTCCGCATCACGGGTGACACCGTCTTCGTCAAGGGCGTCAAGAAGAGCCTGACCATCTGGGCCGAGCCACCAACCACGCAGGCCAAGCGTCATAGCCACCAGGCGGAACTCACCCTCCGCCGACAGATCGAGTCGATCTTCTCGCAGCGCCTGGTGTGGTGCCAGAATCTCCTCCAAGTGGGACTGAACAACATCAACCCGGTCGTGCACTGCCCGGCGGCGCTCATGAATGCGGGCTGGATCGAGGCCACCAAGGGCGATTTCTTCTTCTACGCCCAGGGCATGTCCCCCTCTGTCTCCAAGGTGACAGAGAAAGCGGACCAGGAGCGGGTAGCGATTGGCCGCGCCTACGGTTTCGACCTCGTCGACATTACCACCTACATGAACCAAAACTACCAGCACGATCGAGAATTCCACGACTATCATGATTTTGCCATCGGGTCCGTGATCCACAACAAGACCAAGAGTTCCCCGTCGAGCCTGAAGCATCGCTATCTGCTTGAGGACATCCTCTACGGGATGGTCATCTGGTACGAGCTCGGTCAGAAGTGTGGTCTGgcgtcgccaacaatccggGCACTCATCGAGATGGCATCGGTCGTCAGCGGCTTCGATTACTTCGAGCATGGAAGAACCCTGAAGGCTGCTGGACTGGCTGATGCCACCAAGGAGCAGATTCTGATGGCCTTGGGAGGTCCCTTGGAAAACGCCACCAATGTCCTCGCTCCACTCTCGGGCCCGCTTGTCAACGCCAATGGCAGCACATTGGAGTCGCACGCTCCACTGCAGAAACCCCAAGTCGCTGTGTGA
- a CDS encoding uncharacterized protein (COG:G;~EggNog:ENOG410PFF2;~InterPro:IPR020846,IPR011701,IPR036259;~PFAM:PF07690;~TransMembrane:12 (i22-42o54-77i89-106o112-135i147-172o178-197i264-285o305-330i365-386o398-418i430-451o457-478i);~go_function: GO:0022857 - transmembrane transporter activity [Evidence IEA];~go_process: GO:0055085 - transmembrane transport [Evidence IEA]): MNPESSAVPRPYSSFSNLQKKYIVFTAAGAGFFSSLSAQIYFPALNALAQDLGVSSSLINLTVTSYMIFQGIAPMFLGSFADQTGRRPAYIICFVIYIASNIGLALQENYPALIVLRCLQSSGISSSVALSAATVADVSTKEERGSYMGIVMAGNFSGPAIGPIIGGLLAQYLGWKSIFWFLTIASGVFLVPLLLFLPETARNVVGDGSYPAQPWNQPFVHYFYRNNASKQPSSPAESLNQSDSSDLPEKPQHKLRFPNPLKPLVIVFHPNSIIVLLVTGVIMGGNMTVLSSITEMYTTEYNLSILQIGLCYITLGTGSILASVVTGRLLDWNYRRSAAKRAGPDATPEQIQSQKESVPVEKARSAITIPLVIMGSLTVLAFGWVVNYGVHLAAPEVLLFFIGMGQTGGFISTSTLLVDLHTSHPAAATAANNMVRSFFSAAASAAIDPMLNAMGRGWAFTLVAFILLGTIPFLLLLCGMGSRKEKNNAAGRSND, encoded by the exons ATGAACCCGGAGTCTTCGGCCGTGCCTCGGCCTTACAGCTCCTTTAGCAACCTCCAGAAGAAATACATCGTCTTCACAGCGGCCGGGGCTGgttttttttcctctttgtCGGCCCAGATTTACTTCCCGGCCTTGAATGCGTTGGCTCAGGATCTGGGTGTGTCATCGTCCTTGATCAACCTGACAGTCACCAGTTACATG ATCTTCCAAGGAATTGCGCCCATGTTTCTCGGCAGCTTTGCAGACCAAACTGGCCGTCGACCCGCCTACATCATCTGCTTCGTCATTTATATCGCGTCAAACATTGGACTCGCATTGCAGGAGAATTACCCCGCCCTGATTGTGCTGCGATGTCTACAAAGTTCCGGAATCAGCAGTAGTGTGGCGCTGTCTGCGGCGACCGTTGCCGATGTCAGCACCAAAGAGGAGCGAGGATCATACATGGGCATTGTTATGGCAGGAAACTTCTCGGGACCAGCCATTGGCCCCATCATTGGTGGTCTACTCGCCCAGTATCTCGGCTGGAAGTCGATTTTCTGGTTCCTGACCATCGCATCCGGTGTTTTCTTGGTGCCTCTCCTCTTGTTCCTTCCGGAGACCGCACGGAATGTCGTCGGGGACGGTTCGTATCCGGCACAGCCATGGAACCAGCCCTTCGTTCACTACTTCTACCGTAACAACGCATCCAAGCAGCCTTCCTCTCCCGCGGAGAGTCTCAACCAGTCCGACAGCAGCGACTTGCCAGAAAAGCCACAGCACAAGCTCCGATTCCCTAACCCGCTGAAACCGCTTGTGATCGTGTTCCATCCAAACTCGATCATCGTCCTTTTGGTCACGGGAGTCATCATGGGTGGCAATATGACCGTTCTCTCGTCCATCACGGAGATGTATACCACGGAGTACAACCTAAGCATCCTCCAAATCGGCCTCTGCTACATCACGCTAGGCACCGGGTCCATCCTAGCCTCCGTAGTGACAGGCCGTCTCCTGGACTGGAACTACCGGCGCAGCGCCGCCAAACGCGCCGGCCCAGACGCCACCCCCGAACAAATACAGTCCCAAAAAGAGTCGGTCCCTGTCGAGAAAGCCCGCAgcgccatcaccatcccaCTAGTCATCATGGGCAGTCTGACTGTGCTGGCATTTGGCTGGGTGGTCAACTACGGGGTGCACCTCGCGGCGCCCGAGGTGCTCCTGTTCTTCATCGGCATGGGCCAGACTGGTGGCTTCATTTCCACCTCCACGCTGCTTGTCGATTTGCATACGTCTCACCCGGCTGCTGCGACTGCCGCGAATAATATGGTGCGGTCTTTCTTTTCGGCCGCGGCATCGGCGGCCATTGATCCCATGCTGAACGCCATGGGTCGGGGATGGGCCTTCACGCTGGTGGCGTTCATTTTACTAGGGACGATCCCGTTCCTTTTATTGCTTTGTGGAATGGGGAGTCGAAAGGAAAAGAACAATGCTGCCGGGCGATCGAATGATTGA
- a CDS encoding sugar phosphate isomerase/epimerase family protein (COG:G;~EggNog:ENOG410PMMT;~InterPro:IPR013022,IPR036237;~PFAM:PF01261), which produces MSKPLPSSIVNEFGIATLSLGNWREHRLQPRLEAAAKAGYRWIDLFDECWEKYLEEHGLPGYQLWEATPANLQVARKLGNLVKSLGMRIACTQPLRKIEGIKNPVERRATLDLVAKRFPFMRAFDTDLVFMCANIRTDNGVTSDLNTVAKDLAELGDMAAAFSQADGGPILKIGYEGLSWAVRNTWSSSWEAVRFANRPNVGLIVDAFNILAVEFADPHNPDGHGRIFPTLEESIQVLTASLAAMVATVPGDRIFFFQCSDAELVNPATILPTEPDTPARLPWSRGHRLFPLEQSRGGYIPVELVAAAVLATGYRGPISLEVFNHSLNQPGECIPEVHATRGICGLHKLIAAATALPPFWSGWLEARKTEDMVVGRLRSDTSRL; this is translated from the coding sequence ATGTCTAAACCGTTGCCGTCCTCTATCGTCAACGAGTTTGGTATTGCCACGCTATCTCTCGGCAACTGGAGAGAACATCGACTGCAGCCCCGCCTCGAAGCAGCTGCTAAAGCAGGTTATCGATGGATTGACCTTTTTGACGAGTGCTGGGAGAAGTATCTTGAAGAGCATGGCTTGCCAGGGTACCAACTGTGGGAGGCAACACCGGCAAACTTACAAGTTGCCCGCAAGCTCGGCAATCTGGTCAAGTCACTGGGAATGCGCATTGCTTGTACACAACCCTTGCGCAAAATCGAAGGCATCAAAAATCCAGTGGAACGCCGCGCGACGTTAGATTTGGTCGCCAAGCGTTTCCCTTTCATGCGGGCTTTCGACACGGATCTTGTCTTTATGTGCGCTAACATCCGCACCGACAACGGAGTCACGTCTGATCTCAATACTGTTGCAAAGGATCTGGCCGAGCTTGGCGACATGGCAGCGGCATTTTCACAGGCAGACGGCGGGCCAATCTTGAAAATTGGCTACGAGGGCCTTTCCTGGGCCGTACGGAACACCTGGTCGTCCTCATGGGAGGCAGTGCGATTCGCAAATCGTCCCAACGTCGGCCTGATTGTCGACGCGTTCAACATCCTAGCCGTCGAATTCGCGGACCCTCATAACCCCGACGGACATGGGCGGATATTCCCCACTCTCGAGGAGTCCATCCAAGTTCTCACAGCTTCTCTTGCAGCTATGGTCGCGACGGTCCCGGGTGACCggattttcttcttccaatGCAGCGATGCGGAACTCGTAAATCCTGCGACAATCCTTCCGACAGAGCCAGATACACCGGCTCGCCTTCCATGGTCTCGAGGTCATCGTCTCTTCCCGCTCGAACAGTCTCGGGGTGGCTATATACCCGTTGAGTTGGTTGCCGCTGCTGTACTTGCAACCGGGTACCGGGGCCCGATCTCATTGGAGGTCTTTAATCACTCATTGAATCAGCCTGGCGAATGCATTCCAGAAGTTCATGCTACGCGCGGAATATGCGGACTGCATAAGCTTATCGCGGCTGCAACGGCGTTGCCTCCTTTCTGGAGTGGTTGGTTAGAAGCTCGGAAAACTGAAGACATGGTTGTCGGGCGGCTGCGTTCCGATACTTCGCGATTATAA
- a CDS encoding uncharacterized protein (COG:C;~EggNog:ENOG410PVNJ;~InterPro:IPR003953,IPR036188,IPR027477;~PFAM:PF00890): protein MLPQNPCAPGSRINGAIIRRVRSSGRSTSYYEIKAKAVVLATGGFQGSPSLTAKYLGQGGDNIFVRSNRGSVGDGFNLAIGAGAGTSRGMNTYYGHLMAAPLRADEVGPKDYLPLAQYQSRYCLLLNQGGRRFADETTGDEIINQYLAKQENRRGFLLFNEKTRLQHCVSALFPNAGNVDRPQKAREHGCNVGSASTLAELIEILTQWGVDCVNAKRTIEEYDRVVRQRENGLALDVPVGRGGLPPASLVEGDGPFYAMEVQPSITFTYGGINIDKQGHALTADKTILPGLLVAGVDAGGFSNLGYAGGLALAFVTGIWAAREVARELGLPLPRLPVPDTRDSKTKPSKGRL from the exons ATGTTGCCCCAGAA CCCTTGCGCTCCAGGCTCTCGCATCAATGGTGCTATCATTCGCCGCGTGCGATCCAGTGGCCGATCCACATCATACTACGAGATCAAGGCCAAGGCAGTTGTCTTGGCCACCGGTGGTTTCCAGGGGTCGCCGAGCCTGACAGCCAAATATCTGGGCCAGGGCGGGGACAACATTTTCGTGCGTTCGAACAGGGGCTCTGTGGGGGATGGGTTTAATCTAGCCAtcggagcaggagcaggaacAAGTAGGGGCATGAATACCTACTACGGTCATCTTATGGCTGCTCCTCTCCGAGCAGATGAAGTGGGGCCCAAGGACTATCTTCCGCTAGCACAATATC AGAGTAGATATTGCTTGCTGCTCAATCAGGGTGGGCGCCGTTTCGCGGATGAGACAACTGGCGATGAGATAATCAACCAATATCTTGCAAAGCAAGAGAATCGACGTGGCTTCCTGCTGTTCAA CGAGAAAACCCGCCTTCAACACTGTGTATCTGCTTTATTCCCGAATGCAGGGAATGTCGACCGCCCCCAAAAGGCTCGCGAGCATGGATGCAATGTCGGATCCGCGTCTACGCTTGCTGAACTCATCGAGATACTGACACAATGGGGCGTGGACTGCGTGAACGCCAAGCGTACGATTGAGGAATACGATAGAGTGGTTCGCCAAAGAGAAAATGGACTAGCGCTTGACGTCCCCGTTGGCCGGGGCGGCTTGCCCCCAGCCTCTTTAGTGGAGGGCGATGGTCCGTTTTACGCTATGGAAGTGCAACCATC GATTACGTTCACCTATGGAGGAATAAACATCGACAAGCAGGGCCACGCCCTCACTGCAGATAAGACCATATTACCGGGATTGCTTGTCGCTGGCGTCGATGCTGGAGGTTTCAGCAATTTGGGATATGCTGGCGGTCTTGCACTCGCTTTCGTCACTGGTATTTGGGCAGCGAGGGAGGTGGCGCGAGAACTGGGACTCCCGCTACCGCGTCTTCCAGTGCCAGATACAAGAGATTCTAAGACTAAGCCGAGCAAGGGGCGTCTGTGA
- a CDS encoding uncharacterized protein (TransMembrane:1 (o25-46i)) — protein MTSSALTLFPRDGEKPVSNFTKSGVPGIIIGVVVFIALCICCFFLYRNRRRDAREAKSARTWNDDGYA, from the exons aTGACATCATCGGCATTAACACTATTTCCTCGCGACGGCGAGAAGCCCGTCAGTAACTTCACCAAGAGTGGAGTGCCGGGGATTATTATCGGGGT AGTCGTCTTTATCGCACTATGCAtctgctgcttcttcctCTACCGCAATCGACGACGAGATGCCCGCGAAGCCAAGTCGGCTCGGACGTGGAATGATGATGGGTATGCATGA
- a CDS encoding putative aminotransferase (COG:T;~EggNog:ENOG410PKRQ;~InterPro:IPR004839,IPR004838,IPR015424,IPR015421, IPR015422;~PFAM:PF00155;~go_function: GO:0003824 - catalytic activity [Evidence IEA];~go_function: GO:0030170 - pyridoxal phosphate binding [Evidence IEA];~go_process: GO:0009058 - biosynthetic process [Evidence IEA]) has translation MTESNISQRAGQAAESAKQVPWDVMSDTWSPTTNPNGYVNVGVAENMLMHDTLLEYINTKLSLPAKYLTYNDGATGSDRLRRAIAGFLNKHFQPAHPVVSDHLAVTNGVSSAIEHVSWAFADPGEGILLGRPYYGTFIPDMSLRPSTAVIPVEFQDCDPFSLEAVDRYEQALLNFQNKSGRRVRALMLCHPHNPLGRCYPRETLIKLMRLCQKYQMHFVSDEIYALSMWENTVDELKIPPVRFESALSIDATGIINPGLVHVLWGMSKDFGANGLRLGVIISQNNADLHMALKGVTLYSYSSSVSDHLASIILEDHDFTGRYIQQNRQKLSESYAFAVQLLKSNGIEHAAGGNAAFFLWINLGRKYRDVHPDDPEDSDVSDKVMKALMKKKVFVSSGALFGSEHSGWFRLVFSQPREYIEEALRRIMLAME, from the coding sequence ATGACTGAGTCAAACATATCGCAGCGAGCCGGCCAGGCCGCCGAATCAGCAAAACAAGTCCCGTGGGATGTTATGTCCGATACATGGTCTCCCACCACAAACCCCAACGGCTATGTCAACGTCGGCGTCGCGGAGAACATGCTGATGCATGATACACTGCTGGAGTATATCAACACAAAACTTAGTCTGCCGGCTAAATACCTCACTTACAACGATGGCGCGACGGGGTCAGATCGGCTCCGACGGGCTATCGCGGGTTTCCTGAATAAGCATTTTCAACCGGCCCATCCTGTGGTTAGCGATCATCTAGCTGTGACGAATGGTGTTTCCTCGGCTATTGAGCATGTCTCATGGGCATTTGCGGATCCGGGCGAGGGAATTCTCCTGGGAAGACCGTACTACGGTACATTTATCCCTGACATGTCGCTCCGGCCAAGTACGGCTGTTATACCCGTTGAGTTTCAAGACTGCGACCCCTTCAGCCTCGAAGCTGTGGATCGATACGAGCAAGCATTGCTCAACTTCCAGAATAAGTCCGGTCGACGAGTTCGCGCGCTGATGCTCTGTCATCCGCATAACCCGCTCGGACGCTGCTACCCCCGCGAGACATTGATTAAGCTGATGCGGCTATGTCAAAAGTATCAGATGCATTTTGTCAGCGATGAGATCTATGCGCTTTCCATGTGGGAAAATACAGTCGACGAGTTGAAGATTCCTCCCGTGCGGTTCGAGTCTGCTCTTTCGATTGACGCTACCGGCATCATCAACCCGGGCCTTGTGCATGTGTTGTGGGGCATGAGCAAGGACTTTGGAGCGAATGGCTTGCGATTGGGCGTGATTATCTCACAGAACAATGCGGACCTTCACATGGCACTAAAGGGTGTAACGTTGTACAGCTATTCCTCCTCTGTCTCGGACCACCTTGCTTCCATTATCTTAGAAGACCATGACTTCACTGGCCGCTACATCCAGCAAAATCGACAGAAACTCTCCGAATCATACGCATTCGCTGTCCAACTACTCAAAAGCAATGGCATCGAGCACGCTGCCGGTGGAAACGCCGCTTTCTTCCTCTGGATTAATCTGGGCCGGAAATATCGCGATGTACACCCGGATGATCCTGAAGACTCCGATGTTAGTGATAAAGTAATGAAAGCTCttatgaagaagaaggtgttTGTGTCGAGTGGGGCGTTGTTTGGGTCGGAGCATAGCGGGTGGTTCCGGCTTGTGTTCTCGCAGCCAAGGGAATATATCGAGGAGGCTTTGCGGAGGATTATGTTGGCTATGGAATGA